DNA sequence from the Gordonia polyisoprenivorans genome:
ACCGGTGCGCTTGCGCACGATCTGATCTTCCCCCGATGTGCGGCAGCGGTGCATCACGGTGGGATCGGCACGACCTTCGAGAGTCTGCGCGCGGGCCTACCGACACTGATCTGTTCGGTGTCGTTCGACCAGCCGATGTGGGGTGGGCAGGTGACCAGGCTCGGCGTGGGCGGCCATCTCCGGTTCGCCGACCTCGACGCCGATTCGCTCACCATGGCACTACGCGCCGTCCTGCACCCCGACACCGTCGATCGTGCGGCCCGGTTCGCGGCACGACTGACCGACCATTCCGATGCCACCGCACGCACGGCCGACATCGTCGAGGCCGCCGCGTGAGCCGGAATGGCGGCAGCCGGTCAGCGATGACATGCTTGTGCCCCGACCACTGGAAACATCCACACAACAGAGGTGAGACACGACGATGACGGTGACCTTCGGCGATCACGACTACGCGCTGGTGATGTTCGACCTCGACGACACGCTCGCGCCGTCGAAGAGTCCACTCGACGACGCCATGGTCGAGGTGCTGCGGCGGCTGCTGCAACGGTCACTGGTGTGCATCATCTCCGGGGGGCGCTACGAGCAATTCCGTGCCCAGGTCCTCGATCGGATCGGTGGCGTCGACGAGGTCGCCAACCTGCACCTGATGCCCACCTGCGGTACCCAGTACGTCCGCTACTCCGACGGACAGTGGGAGACCGTGTACGCCGAGGACCTCACCGACGACGAGAAGCAGCGCACCCTCGACGCCCTGGAGACCGGCGCGAAGGAACTCGGCCTCTGGGAGAGCGAGACATGGGGCCCGATCCTCGAGGACCGCGGCAGTCAGATCACCTACTCGGCGCTCGGACAGTCCGCGCCGGTGGACGCCAAGAAGGCATGGGACCCCGACGGTGCGAAAAAGGAATCGCTGCGCGCCTATGCCGCGGAACGACTTCCGGATCTCGAGGTCCGCAGCGGC
Encoded proteins:
- a CDS encoding HAD-IIB family hydrolase, with the translated sequence MTVTFGDHDYALVMFDLDDTLAPSKSPLDDAMVEVLRRLLQRSLVCIISGGRYEQFRAQVLDRIGGVDEVANLHLMPTCGTQYVRYSDGQWETVYAEDLTDDEKQRTLDALETGAKELGLWESETWGPILEDRGSQITYSALGQSAPVDAKKAWDPDGAKKESLRAYAAERLPDLEVRSGGSTSVDVTRKGIDKAYGARKLMEILDLGLDDILFFGDRLDEGGNDRPVQDIGITSVAVEGWEDTHAKLVALLDN